From Paracoccus aminovorans, one genomic window encodes:
- a CDS encoding holin family protein: protein MGVMDRFLGAGTAVTTVANAATGMAEVFRENATRRMELDEEAYARAITQLSGEFAAQPRGWFDGLMNGLNRLPRPMLTMGTVGLFVYAMAEPVGFGLRMQNLNLVPEPLWWLLGAIISFYFGAREAHYFRTRPVIRANAAAATLAALEGDGFEDNAALRDWASAQAEH, encoded by the coding sequence ATGGGGGTGATGGACCGTTTCTTGGGCGCCGGCACCGCCGTCACCACGGTCGCGAATGCCGCGACCGGCATGGCCGAGGTTTTCCGCGAGAACGCGACCCGCCGCATGGAGCTGGACGAGGAAGCCTATGCCCGCGCCATCACCCAGCTTTCGGGCGAGTTCGCGGCCCAGCCGCGCGGCTGGTTCGACGGGCTGATGAACGGGCTGAACCGCCTGCCGCGCCCGATGCTGACCATGGGCACGGTGGGCCTGTTCGTCTATGCCATGGCCGAGCCGGTGGGTTTCGGGCTGCGGATGCAGAACCTGAATCTGGTGCCGGAACCGCTGTGGTGGCTTCTGGGCGCGATCATCAGCTTCTATTTCGGCGCGCGCGAGGCGCATTACTTCCGCACCCGGCCGGTGATCCGGGCCAATGCGGCGGCGGCGACGCTGGCCGCGCTGGAGGGCGACGGCTTCGAGGACAACGCCGCCCTGCGCGACTGGGCCAGCGCCCAGGCCGAGCATTAG
- a CDS encoding holin-associated N-acetylmuramidase, translated as MKTVEQIAAEIVAREGGYVNDPDDPGGATNYGVTLATLQRLGIDKTGDGRVDVADVKALTRADASRIYVEHYFRRPRLAELPGSVQASVFDMYVNAGTNAVKILQRLVTRMGFPATDDGLVGPGTIRAAAQADMAAPGYFADAYGIARRNYYYALGDARPASRKYARTKAGGKGGWITRAEEFISAKYHLTAAEHRARVAKWG; from the coding sequence ATGAAGACAGTGGAACAGATCGCGGCGGAAATCGTCGCGCGTGAAGGGGGTTACGTCAACGACCCCGACGACCCGGGCGGGGCGACCAATTACGGCGTCACGCTGGCCACGCTGCAACGGCTGGGGATCGACAAGACCGGCGACGGCAGGGTGGACGTGGCCGACGTCAAGGCGCTGACTCGGGCGGATGCGTCGCGCATCTATGTCGAGCATTACTTCCGCCGGCCGCGGCTGGCGGAACTGCCGGGCTCGGTGCAGGCCTCGGTCTTCGACATGTATGTCAATGCCGGCACCAATGCGGTCAAGATCCTGCAGCGGCTGGTGACTCGGATGGGCTTTCCGGCGACGGACGACGGGCTGGTCGGGCCGGGGACGATCCGCGCCGCGGCCCAGGCCGACATGGCGGCGCCGGGCTATTTCGCCGACGCCTATGGCATCGCGCGGCGCAACTACTATTACGCGTTGGGCGACGCCCGCCCGGCCAGCCGCAAATACGCCCGCACCAAGGCGGGCGGCAAGGGCGGCTGGATCACCCGGGCCGAGGAATTCATCTCGGCCAAGTATCACCTGACGGCGGCGGAACATCGGGCGCGGGTGGCGAAATGGGGGTGA
- the ccmE gene encoding cytochrome c maturation protein CcmE: protein MKSLKKKRRIQILAAAAIALILAVGLIGYGFRDGINLYRSPSQMAENPPAAGEVFRLGGLVEDGSLLRGAGETVSFRVTDGGASIPVRFTGVLPDLFAEGQGMIGTGRMEGETFVASEILAKHDENYMPREVIDSLKEQGVYEDPNS from the coding sequence ATGAAATCGCTGAAGAAAAAGCGTAGAATCCAGATCCTTGCCGCCGCGGCCATCGCGCTGATCCTGGCGGTCGGGCTGATCGGTTACGGCTTTCGCGACGGCATCAACCTCTATCGCTCGCCCAGCCAGATGGCCGAGAACCCGCCCGCTGCCGGCGAGGTCTTTCGCCTGGGGGGGCTGGTCGAGGACGGCTCTTTGCTGCGCGGCGCCGGCGAGACCGTCAGCTTCCGCGTCACCGATGGCGGCGCCTCCATCCCCGTGCGCTTCACCGGCGTGCTGCCCGACCTTTTCGCCGAGGGGCAGGGCATGATCGGCACCGGCAGGATGGAGGGCGAGACCTTCGTCGCCAGCGAAATCCTTGCCAAGCACGATGAGAACTACATGCCGCGCGAGGTCATCGACTCGCTCAAGGAGCAGGGCGTCTACGAGGACCCGAACAGCTGA
- a CDS encoding glutamate racemase encodes MAVGVFDSGLGGLTVLGAVAARMPDLPLVYLGDNRHAPYGVRDADDIFNLTCAGVERLWDEGCDLVLLACNTASAAALKRMQEKWLPADKRVLGVFVPMIEALTERRWGDNSPPREVEVKHVALFATPATVASRAFQRELAFRAIGVDVEAQPCGGVVDAIEMGDEILAEALVASHVEALLRRMPHPEAAILGCTHYPLVQAAFQNALGPNVRVYSQPDLVAESLEDYLDRHPRMRGPGTQSRFLTTGDPVRVSGKATQFLRHAIRFESA; translated from the coding sequence ATGGCGGTGGGCGTTTTCGATTCGGGCTTGGGCGGGCTGACCGTGCTGGGCGCCGTCGCCGCGCGCATGCCGGACCTGCCGCTGGTCTATCTGGGCGACAACAGACACGCCCCTTACGGCGTGCGCGACGCCGACGACATCTTCAACCTGACCTGCGCCGGCGTCGAGCGGCTGTGGGACGAGGGCTGCGATCTGGTGCTCCTGGCCTGCAACACCGCCTCGGCCGCGGCGCTGAAGCGCATGCAGGAAAAATGGCTGCCGGCGGACAAGCGGGTGCTGGGTGTCTTCGTGCCGATGATCGAGGCGCTGACCGAGCGCCGCTGGGGCGACAATTCGCCGCCGCGCGAGGTCGAGGTCAAGCATGTGGCGCTGTTCGCCACCCCGGCCACCGTCGCCAGCCGGGCCTTCCAGCGCGAACTGGCCTTCCGCGCCATCGGCGTCGATGTCGAGGCCCAGCCCTGCGGCGGCGTCGTGGACGCCATCGAGATGGGCGACGAGATCCTGGCCGAGGCGCTGGTCGCCAGCCATGTCGAGGCGCTGCTGCGCCGGATGCCGCACCCCGAGGCCGCGATCCTGGGCTGCACCCATTATCCGCTGGTGCAGGCGGCGTTCCAGAACGCGTTGGGACCGAATGTCCGGGTCTATTCCCAGCCCGACCTGGTGGCCGAAAGCCTTGAGGACTATCTTGATCGCCACCCCCGGATGCGGGGGCCGGGCACGCAGTCGCGCTTCCTGACCACCGGCGATCCGGTGCGCGTCTCGGGAAAGGCCACGCAGTTCCTTCGCCATGCGATCAGGTTTGAAAGCGCCTGA
- a CDS encoding LysR family transcriptional regulator, which produces MDWDKLRIFHAVADAGSLTHAGDVLHLSQSAVSRQIRALEDSLATTLFHRHARGLILTEQGELLFEATSSMVRKLDTTAARIRDSEENVFGELKVTTTTGFGTMWLVPRLAKLYERYPDLKIDLMLEERVLDLPMREADVAIRMKEPNQQDLIRRRLLNIRMRLYATREYLAKAGVPQTMEDLVPHRLICQNPQTPQVSSGAVLSQMLLALNMTSTLMVNNYFGVLQGVLNHVGIGVLPDYLSTSDFPNLVRVLPSIESGEVPVFLAFPEELRTSRRVTAFRDFVLEEIQAIRKQQSDEEGAHPSDK; this is translated from the coding sequence ATGGATTGGGATAAGTTAAGAATATTTCACGCCGTTGCCGACGCGGGGAGTTTGACCCACGCGGGCGACGTTTTGCATCTGTCGCAATCGGCCGTCAGCCGCCAGATCCGCGCGCTGGAGGATTCCCTGGCGACCACGCTGTTTCACCGCCACGCCCGCGGGTTGATCCTGACCGAGCAGGGCGAACTGCTGTTCGAGGCCACCTCCTCGATGGTGCGCAAGCTCGACACCACCGCCGCCCGCATCCGCGACAGCGAGGAAAACGTCTTCGGCGAACTCAAGGTGACCACCACCACCGGCTTCGGCACCATGTGGCTGGTGCCGCGCCTGGCCAAGCTCTATGAGCGGTACCCCGACCTGAAGATCGACCTGATGCTCGAGGAACGGGTGCTGGACCTGCCTATGCGCGAGGCCGACGTGGCCATCCGCATGAAAGAGCCGAACCAGCAGGATCTGATCCGGCGCCGGCTGCTGAACATCCGCATGCGGCTTTACGCCACCCGGGAATATCTGGCCAAGGCCGGCGTGCCGCAGACCATGGAGGATCTGGTCCCGCACCGGCTGATCTGCCAGAACCCGCAGACGCCGCAGGTCAGCTCGGGCGCGGTGCTGTCGCAGATGCTGCTGGCGCTGAACATGACCTCGACGCTGATGGTGAACAATTACTTCGGCGTGCTGCAGGGCGTGCTGAACCATGTCGGCATCGGCGTGCTGCCGGATTACCTGTCGACCTCGGACTTCCCGAACCTGGTCCGGGTGCTGCCCTCGATCGAATCCGGCGAGGTCCCCGTCTTCCTGGCCTTCCCGGAAGAGCTGCGCACCTCGCGCCGGGTCACCGCCTTCCGCGATTTCGTGCTGGAGGAAATTCAGGCGATCCGCAAGCAGCAGAGCGATGAAGAGGGCGCGCATCCGTCTGACAAATGA
- the purL gene encoding phosphoribosylformylglycinamidine synthase subunit PurL translates to MTEPQITEDLIASHGLKPDEYQRILGIIGREPTFTELGIFSAMWNEHCSYKSSKKWLRTLPTSGPQVICGPGENAGVVDIGDGQAVVFKMESHNHPSYIEPHQGAATGVGGILRDVFTMGARPIAAMDALSFGRPEHPKTAHLVKGVVEGIGAYGNAFGVPNVGGEVRFHASYDGNCLVNAFAAGLADTDKIFYSAASGVGMPVVYLGAKTGRDGVGGATMASAEFDDTIEEKRPTVQVGDPFTEKCLLEACLELMRTDSVISIQDMGAAGLTCSAVEMGDKGGLGIKLMLDHVPQRETAMTAYEMMLSESQERMLMVLKPEKEAEARAIFEKWDLDFAIVGETIAEDRFLIVHGNEVKADLPLSKLSSSAPEYDRPWVETPAAGAMPALPAITPIAALKALIGSPNHAHKAWVWEQYDTQVGADTVRRPGLGAGVVRVHGTRKALAFTSDVTPRYVKANPYEGGKQAVAEAYRNLSACGALPLATTDNLNFGNPEKPEIMGQLVGAIKGIGEACAALDFPIVSGNVSLYNETDGKGILPTPTIGGVGLIADLDDLIAGLPVDGDVALVLGETAGHLGQSALAAEAFGIEAGDAPPVDLAAERKHGEFIRAHGKLLSAATDLSDGGLALAAFELAEAAGLGVTLDSAAIDQLFGEDQARYLVACSAENAAKLAEAAQAAGVPLTRVGSFGGALVSLGSDNAPLAELSQMYRGAFEKALDLELA, encoded by the coding sequence ATGACCGAACCGCAGATCACCGAGGACCTGATCGCCTCGCACGGCCTCAAGCCGGACGAATACCAGCGCATCCTGGGGATCATCGGGCGCGAGCCGACATTCACCGAACTCGGCATCTTCTCGGCCATGTGGAACGAGCATTGCTCATACAAATCCTCGAAGAAATGGCTGCGCACCCTGCCGACCTCGGGTCCGCAAGTGATCTGCGGTCCGGGCGAGAACGCGGGCGTGGTGGACATCGGCGACGGCCAGGCCGTGGTCTTCAAGATGGAAAGCCACAACCACCCCAGCTATATCGAGCCGCACCAAGGTGCTGCCACCGGCGTCGGCGGCATCCTGCGCGACGTCTTCACCATGGGCGCCCGCCCCATCGCCGCCATGGACGCGCTGAGCTTCGGTCGCCCCGAGCATCCCAAGACCGCGCATCTGGTCAAGGGCGTGGTCGAGGGCATCGGCGCCTATGGCAATGCCTTCGGCGTGCCGAATGTGGGCGGCGAGGTGCGGTTCCATGCCTCTTATGACGGCAACTGCCTGGTGAACGCCTTTGCGGCGGGCCTCGCCGATACCGACAAGATCTTCTATTCCGCCGCCTCGGGCGTCGGCATGCCGGTGGTCTATCTGGGCGCCAAGACCGGACGCGACGGCGTCGGCGGCGCCACCATGGCCTCGGCCGAGTTCGACGACACCATCGAGGAAAAGCGCCCCACCGTGCAGGTCGGCGACCCCTTTACCGAGAAATGCCTGCTGGAAGCCTGCCTGGAGCTGATGCGGACCGACAGCGTGATCTCGATCCAGGACATGGGCGCCGCCGGCCTGACCTGCTCGGCGGTCGAGATGGGCGACAAGGGCGGGCTCGGCATCAAGCTGATGCTGGACCACGTGCCCCAGCGCGAAACCGCCATGACCGCCTATGAGATGATGCTGTCGGAATCGCAGGAACGCATGCTGATGGTGCTGAAGCCCGAAAAAGAGGCCGAGGCCCGGGCGATTTTCGAGAAATGGGACCTCGACTTCGCCATCGTCGGCGAGACCATCGCCGAGGACCGCTTCCTGATCGTGCACGGCAACGAGGTCAAGGCCGACCTGCCGCTGTCGAAACTGTCCTCCAGCGCCCCGGAATACGACCGCCCCTGGGTGGAAACGCCCGCGGCGGGCGCGATGCCCGCCCTGCCGGCGATCACCCCCATCGCGGCGCTCAAGGCGCTGATCGGCAGCCCCAACCATGCGCACAAGGCCTGGGTCTGGGAACAATACGACACCCAGGTCGGCGCCGACACCGTGCGCCGCCCCGGCCTGGGCGCCGGCGTGGTCCGCGTGCACGGCACCCGCAAGGCGCTGGCCTTCACCAGCGACGTGACCCCGCGCTATGTCAAGGCGAACCCCTATGAGGGCGGCAAACAGGCCGTGGCCGAGGCCTATCGCAACCTCTCGGCCTGCGGCGCCCTGCCCCTGGCCACGACCGACAACCTGAATTTCGGCAACCCGGAAAAACCCGAGATCATGGGCCAGCTGGTCGGCGCCATCAAGGGCATCGGCGAGGCTTGCGCGGCGCTGGACTTCCCCATCGTCTCGGGCAACGTCTCGCTTTACAACGAGACCGATGGCAAGGGCATCCTGCCGACCCCGACCATCGGCGGGGTCGGGCTGATCGCCGATCTGGACGACCTGATCGCCGGCCTGCCCGTCGACGGCGACGTGGCGCTGGTCCTGGGCGAAACGGCGGGCCATCTCGGCCAGTCGGCGCTGGCGGCCGAAGCCTTCGGCATCGAAGCCGGCGACGCCCCGCCGGTCGATCTGGCGGCCGAGCGCAAGCATGGCGAATTCATCCGCGCCCACGGCAAGCTGCTTAGCGCCGCGACCGACCTGTCGGACGGCGGGCTGGCGCTGGCGGCGTTTGAACTGGCCGAGGCCGCGGGCCTTGGCGTGACCCTGGACAGTGCCGCCATCGATCAGCTGTTCGGCGAGGACCAGGCTCGCTACCTGGTCGCTTGCAGCGCCGAGAATGCCGCAAAGCTGGCCGAGGCCGCTCAGGCAGCCGGCGTGCCGCTGACCCGCGTCGGCAGCTTCGGCGGCGCCCTGGTGTCGCTGGGCAGCGACAACGCCCCGCTGGCCGAATTGTCGCAGATGTACCGAGGCGCCTTCGAGAAGGCCCTGGACCTGGAACTGGCCTGA
- a CDS encoding cysteine desulfurase, translating into MSFDIDKVRADFPILSTQVNGRPLVYLDNGASAQKPRQVIDAITRAYEAEYANVHRGLHYLSNLATENYERVRGIIARFLNAPREDEVIFTSGATEGLNLVSYGWAAPRLQAGDEIVLSVLEHHANIVPWHFLRERQGVQLKWVEPEPDGSLPPEKVLAAVGPRTRLIAVTHMSNVTGTVVDVGAIARGTSVPVLADGSQAAVHMPVDLSALGVDFYCITGHKLYGPSGSGAIWIRGERQAEMRPFMGGGDMIRTVTRDAVDYADPPLRFEAGTPGIANQIGLGAALEYMMDLGMENIAAHERSLRDYARDRLRSLNWLSVQGDAAEKGAIFSMTMQGAHAHDISTILDKRGIAVRAGTHCAMPLLDFFGVSATARASFAMYNTKAEVDALIDGLSFCRELFA; encoded by the coding sequence ATGAGCTTCGACATCGACAAGGTCCGGGCCGATTTCCCGATCCTGTCCACCCAGGTCAACGGCCGGCCGCTGGTCTATCTGGACAATGGCGCCAGCGCGCAGAAGCCGCGCCAGGTGATCGACGCGATCACCCGCGCCTATGAGGCGGAATATGCCAATGTCCATCGCGGGCTGCATTATCTCTCGAACCTCGCGACCGAGAATTACGAGCGCGTCCGCGGCATCATCGCCCGCTTCCTGAACGCCCCGCGCGAGGACGAGGTGATCTTCACCTCGGGCGCGACCGAGGGCCTCAACCTGGTCTCCTACGGCTGGGCCGCGCCGCGGCTTCAGGCCGGCGACGAGATCGTGCTGTCGGTGCTGGAACACCATGCCAATATCGTGCCCTGGCACTTCCTGCGCGAACGCCAGGGGGTGCAGTTGAAATGGGTCGAGCCCGAGCCGGACGGCAGCCTGCCGCCCGAGAAGGTGCTGGCGGCGGTCGGGCCGCGCACCCGGCTGATCGCCGTCACCCATATGTCGAACGTGACCGGTACCGTGGTCGATGTCGGCGCCATCGCGCGCGGCACATCGGTGCCGGTGCTGGCCGACGGCAGCCAGGCCGCGGTGCATATGCCGGTGGACCTGTCCGCGCTTGGCGTCGATTTCTACTGCATCACCGGGCACAAGCTCTATGGCCCCTCGGGCTCGGGCGCGATCTGGATCCGTGGCGAGCGCCAGGCCGAGATGCGTCCCTTCATGGGCGGCGGCGACATGATCCGCACAGTGACCCGGGACGCGGTCGACTATGCCGACCCGCCGCTGCGCTTCGAGGCCGGCACCCCCGGCATCGCCAACCAGATCGGTTTGGGCGCGGCGCTGGAATACATGATGGACCTGGGCATGGAGAACATCGCCGCGCATGAGCGGTCGTTGCGCGACTATGCCCGCGACCGGCTGCGCAGCCTGAACTGGCTGTCGGTGCAGGGCGATGCGGCCGAGAAGGGTGCGATCTTTTCCATGACCATGCAGGGCGCGCATGCGCATGACATCTCGACCATCCTCGACAAGCGCGGCATCGCCGTGCGGGCCGGGACGCATTGCGCCATGCCGCTGCTGGATTTCTTCGGCGTCTCGGCGACGGCGCGGGCGAGCTTTGCCATGTACAACACCAAGGCCGAGGTCGATGCCCTGATCGACGGGCTGTCCTTCTGCCGCGAGCTTTTCGCCTGA
- a CDS encoding Yip1 family protein — protein MTSGDLGDLVVLTIREPAAALRVLRGLDLPMSARWMALLLAVTLSTLLAMLSLALFPIEVESPVSAVLSSPAVLAGVQFAAMAVSALMMAQVGRWFGGQGDFADALLIVAWVELLLVGLQAVQVLMMLLFPATAAMLSVLAFGLFLYLAVAMTKALHGFSSTGKVVLGFVGSLFVLGFVLSLLAAALGIVPEVTP, from the coding sequence ATGACTTCTGGCGATCTTGGCGATCTGGTGGTGCTGACCATACGCGAGCCGGCGGCGGCGCTGCGGGTGCTGCGCGGTCTGGACCTGCCGATGTCCGCGCGCTGGATGGCGCTGCTGCTGGCGGTCACGCTTTCGACGCTGCTGGCGATGCTGTCGCTGGCGCTGTTCCCGATCGAGGTGGAAAGCCCGGTCTCGGCGGTGCTGTCCTCTCCGGCGGTGCTGGCCGGGGTACAATTCGCCGCCATGGCGGTGTCGGCGCTGATGATGGCGCAGGTCGGGCGCTGGTTCGGCGGCCAGGGCGATTTCGCCGACGCGCTGCTGATCGTGGCCTGGGTCGAGCTTCTGCTGGTCGGGCTGCAGGCGGTGCAGGTGCTGATGATGCTGCTGTTCCCGGCCACGGCCGCCATGCTCTCCGTGCTGGCCTTCGGCCTGTTTCTTTATCTTGCCGTGGCCATGACCAAGGCGCTGCACGGGTTTTCCAGCACCGGCAAGGTGGTGCTGGGATTCGTCGGCAGCCTGTTCGTATTGGGCTTCGTGCTGTCGCTGCTGGCGGCGGCACTGGGCATCGTCCCCGAGGTGACACCATGA
- a CDS encoding SufB/SufD family protein has translation MADTAVLADQVPAVEGKTRPGGNALSARLAALDLPRGGFTRPAREDAAQRLQAMGLPGPRDEYWRYTDPAPFNAAQSPALEIAPGPTTLFTGIDRLNLVFVDGRFDTAASDPLAGEGLSIESLAQADAAADHWAAGLYGQLEAAGQIPVRRPFAALNTLAARDGLLIRVTGKVTRPVHVTYRRTAADADVHLHHVLLLEDGAELTLLETGEIGARSNVVIEADLGRGARLHHVASKRANDARLGIGHVFARVGAEALFKSFTLAVNGRMMRNEGVIQILGDDAVAHIAAAVLGDGGTGRFHHDDTVFITHDAERCESRQVFKKVLKNGAEGIFQGKILVKPGAQKTDGYQISQGLLLDEGSQFLAKPELEIYADDVKCSHGSTTGALDETALFYLRSRGVPKERAIVLLVLSFLADALDEIEDQRLRDDILGRLEEWLTQRAGTQGQA, from the coding sequence ATGGCGGATACGGCTGTTCTTGCCGATCAAGTGCCGGCGGTCGAGGGCAAGACCCGTCCTGGCGGCAATGCGCTGTCGGCGCGGCTGGCGGCGCTGGACCTGCCCCGGGGCGGCTTCACCCGCCCGGCGCGCGAGGATGCGGCGCAGCGGTTGCAGGCCATGGGCCTGCCCGGCCCGCGCGACGAATATTGGCGCTACACCGATCCCGCGCCCTTCAACGCGGCGCAGTCGCCGGCGCTGGAGATCGCGCCCGGCCCGACCACGCTGTTCACCGGGATCGACCGGCTGAACCTGGTCTTTGTCGACGGGCGTTTCGACACGGCTGCCTCGGATCCGCTTGCGGGCGAGGGCCTGAGCATCGAAAGCCTGGCCCAGGCGGATGCGGCGGCCGACCACTGGGCGGCCGGGCTCTATGGCCAGCTCGAAGCCGCGGGCCAGATCCCGGTGCGCCGTCCCTTCGCGGCGCTGAACACGCTGGCCGCCCGCGACGGTTTGCTGATCCGGGTCACCGGCAAGGTCACGCGGCCGGTGCATGTCACCTATCGCCGGACCGCGGCGGATGCGGACGTGCATCTGCACCACGTCCTGCTGCTGGAGGACGGCGCCGAACTGACGCTGCTGGAAACCGGCGAGATCGGCGCGCGCTCCAACGTGGTGATCGAGGCCGATCTGGGCCGGGGCGCCCGGCTGCACCATGTCGCCTCGAAACGGGCCAACGACGCCCGGCTGGGCATCGGCCATGTCTTTGCCCGCGTCGGTGCCGAGGCGCTGTTCAAGTCCTTCACCCTGGCCGTCAACGGCCGGATGATGCGCAACGAGGGCGTGATCCAGATCCTCGGCGACGATGCCGTGGCCCATATCGCCGCCGCGGTGCTGGGCGATGGCGGCACGGGGCGCTTTCACCACGACGACACTGTCTTCATCACCCATGACGCCGAGCGTTGCGAAAGCCGGCAGGTGTTCAAGAAGGTGCTGAAGAACGGCGCCGAGGGCATCTTCCAGGGCAAGATTCTGGTCAAGCCCGGCGCGCAAAAGACCGACGGCTACCAGATCAGCCAGGGCCTTCTGCTGGACGAGGGCAGCCAGTTCCTGGCCAAGCCGGAACTGGAGATCTATGCCGACGACGTGAAATGCTCGCATGGCTCGACCACCGGCGCGCTGGACGAGACGGCGCTGTTCTACCTGCGCTCGCGTGGGGTGCCCAAGGAACGCGCCATCGTGCTTCTGGTGCTGTCCTTCCTGGCCGATGCCCTGGACGAGATCGAGGACCAGCGGTTGCGCGACGACATCCTCGGCCGGCTCGAGGAATGGCTGACCCAGCGGGCGGGCACCCAGGGCCAGGCATGA
- the sufC gene encoding Fe-S cluster assembly ATPase SufC has product MLEIKNLHVKLEDEDKQILKGVDLVVPAGEVHAIMGPNGSGKSTLSYVLSGRGGYEVTEGEAALDGEDLLAMEPEERAAAGLFLAFQYPVEIPGVGNLTFLRTAVNAQRKARGEEELSSAEFLKIVREKAKTLKIDSEMLKRPVNVGFSGGEKKRNEILQMAMLEPRMCILDETDSGLDVDAMRLVSEGVNALRSPERSFLVITHYQRLLDHIRPDVVHIMANGRIVKSGGPELALEVEQHGYGDLLAEVG; this is encoded by the coding sequence ATGCTGGAAATCAAGAACCTGCACGTGAAGCTTGAGGACGAGGACAAACAGATCCTGAAAGGGGTCGACCTGGTCGTCCCCGCGGGCGAGGTCCATGCGATCATGGGGCCGAACGGCTCGGGCAAATCGACGCTGTCCTATGTGCTGTCCGGCCGCGGCGGCTATGAGGTGACCGAGGGCGAGGCGGCGCTGGACGGCGAGGACCTGCTGGCCATGGAGCCCGAGGAGCGTGCGGCCGCCGGCCTGTTCCTGGCCTTCCAATACCCGGTCGAGATCCCCGGCGTCGGCAACCTGACCTTCCTGCGCACCGCCGTGAACGCGCAGCGCAAGGCGCGCGGCGAGGAGGAGCTGTCCTCGGCCGAGTTCCTGAAGATCGTGCGCGAGAAGGCCAAGACGCTGAAGATCGATTCCGAGATGCTGAAGCGCCCGGTGAACGTCGGCTTCTCGGGCGGCGAGAAGAAGCGCAACGAGATCCTGCAGATGGCCATGCTGGAACCGCGCATGTGCATCCTGGACGAGACCGACTCGGGCCTCGACGTGGACGCGATGCGTCTGGTGTCGGAGGGCGTGAACGCGCTGCGTTCGCCCGAGCGCAGTTTCCTGGTCATCACCCATTACCAGCGGCTGCTGGACCATATCCGCCCGGACGTGGTGCATATCATGGCCAACGGCCGCATCGTGAAGTCCGGCGGGCCGGAGCTTGCGCTCGAGGTCGAGCAGCACGGCTACGGCGACCTGCTGGCGGAGGTCGGCTGA
- a CDS encoding heavy metal-binding domain-containing protein has protein sequence MIVTTTPGIEGRRITAYHGVVAGETIIGANIFRDIFAGIRDIVGGRSGAYESAMASARETALSEMQDRAAAVGGNAVVGVDLDYEVINNMLMVSASGTAVTAE, from the coding sequence ATGATCGTCACCACCACCCCGGGCATCGAGGGCCGCCGCATCACCGCCTATCACGGCGTGGTGGCGGGCGAGACCATCATCGGCGCCAATATCTTCCGCGATATCTTCGCGGGGATCCGCGACATCGTGGGCGGCCGCTCGGGGGCCTATGAATCCGCGATGGCCTCGGCCCGCGAAACCGCCCTGTCCGAGATGCAGGACCGCGCCGCCGCCGTGGGTGGCAATGCCGTGGTCGGCGTCGATCTGGATTATGAAGTCATCAACAACATGCTGATGGTGTCGGCCTCGGGCACCGCCGTCACCGCCGAATGA